A genomic segment from Desulfurispora thermophila DSM 16022 encodes:
- the purQ gene encoding phosphoribosylformylglycinamidine synthase I: MTAKPRVCILRTDGTNCDRETFYAFELAGAECRLVHVNQLRMGREKLTDYQILVIPGGFSYGDDVHSGKILAVELTSYLKEQLQSFVDAGKPVLGICNGFQVLVRTGLLPHGQMGRIDAALMHNDSGHFECRWVRLRVEKSPCIFTRELEGQIIDIQVAHGEGKFFARPETLARLEQQEQVVFRYVDASGQPTQQYPANPNGSPGGIAGICDPRGLVLGLMPHPERCVEVYQHPLWRRSVALPLPCRQIFASAVRYVQS; the protein is encoded by the coding sequence ATGACGGCAAAGCCCCGGGTTTGTATATTGCGTACCGATGGTACCAACTGCGACCGGGAAACCTTTTACGCTTTTGAGCTGGCCGGCGCGGAGTGCCGCCTGGTGCATGTCAACCAGTTGCGCATGGGCAGGGAGAAACTAACAGATTACCAGATCCTGGTCATTCCCGGCGGGTTTTCATATGGTGATGATGTGCACTCGGGTAAAATCCTGGCCGTGGAACTGACGTCGTATTTAAAAGAGCAGTTGCAGTCCTTTGTCGATGCCGGTAAGCCCGTGCTGGGCATTTGCAACGGCTTTCAGGTGCTGGTGCGCACCGGCCTTTTGCCCCACGGGCAGATGGGGCGCATCGACGCCGCTCTGATGCACAATGACAGCGGGCACTTCGAGTGCCGCTGGGTGCGCTTGCGGGTGGAAAAAAGTCCCTGCATTTTTACCAGAGAACTGGAGGGGCAAATCATCGATATACAGGTGGCGCATGGTGAGGGTAAATTCTTTGCCCGGCCGGAAACACTGGCCCGGTTGGAGCAACAGGAACAGGTGGTTTTTCGCTATGTGGATGCGTCCGGGCAGCCAACCCAGCAATACCCGGCCAATCCCAATGGTTCACCGGGGGGCATCGCCGGTATCTGCGACCCGCGCGGGCTGGTGCTGGGGCTGATGCCGCATCCCGAGCGCTGTGTGGAAGTATACCAACATCCCCTCTGGCGCCGCTCTGTCGCCCTGCCGTTGCCCTGCCGCCAGATCTTTGCCAGTGCGGTCAGGTATGTGCAGTCATAA
- the purL gene encoding phosphoribosylformylglycinamidine synthase subunit PurL: MIQEVRVTIKPGLPDPAGADLAGEIKNLGVSGIDLVRTARVYRFEGVGEEEARLLAEKLLAEDIFQIYTINAPLLTDADALVEVALRPGVMNPEVSSLHKAAADLGITGLVAADSSRLYAFYGPGVTDQVVEFIVNKLLVNATIETVITEKPATLRISGQPGPTRTVALRGMSDAQLMELSRDKLFLNLEEMKAIQAYFSQLGRDPTDCELETLAQTWSEHCGHKTFKASLLVDGQPKPSLLSRLQEATRQANHPLVRSAFVDNAGVMEFYEGWAICGKVETHNSPSAIEPYGGAMTGSGGVFRDIMGTGQGARVIASTDMFCFAPPDLPAAEVPPGCLHPHYLLRRVVAGVRDYGNRMGIPTNNGSVHFHRDFRAKPSVIVGAYGLLPLDRCRKGQPRPGDLAVVIGGRTGRDGIHGATFSSGEMTSRTIDINASAVQIGHAIEEKRLADALWQASQAGLIRAVTDCGAGGFSSALGEMGEKTGVRVYLDRAPLKYSGLAPWEIWVSESQERMVLCVEPQHLDELLRICQEHNVEATVLAEFTADRQLVVEYAGQEVCRLEMEFLHNGLPKRRLIARAARRCHAEPAPEALAALSVAETWQRVLSHLNVCSKEPIVRMYDHGVQGSCALPPYAGVDGSAPNDAVVLVPLPGRPYGVVISHGLNPVLNTIDPYYGSLWAAAEAVSNAVATGAAPEDLCLIDNFIWPFPDEESLYDLDRAVDACVDFVAATGMPFISGKDSLSSTYRGEGGQIIKIPPVLCVSAFGRLPDVSKTVSSDFKQPGSTVVLLGYRQVEQMGGSVLYDLLGATGNNLPRLNLPGAVAVWRALHRAIASGKVLACHDLSEGGLAAALSEMCWGGGLGVRLKVPAEHWWEFLFNETPACFVLELPAGVAAGELFDGLPWQVLGTTLAGSRIVLEGLPGGTLELELAELQRAYQAPMREVFGA; the protein is encoded by the coding sequence GTGATACAGGAAGTGAGAGTGACCATAAAGCCCGGGTTACCCGACCCGGCCGGAGCGGACCTGGCCGGGGAAATCAAGAACCTGGGCGTCAGCGGTATAGACCTGGTGCGTACGGCACGTGTATATCGCTTTGAGGGTGTCGGTGAGGAGGAAGCCCGTTTGCTGGCAGAAAAACTGCTGGCGGAGGATATTTTTCAAATTTACACCATCAACGCGCCCCTGCTCACCGATGCTGATGCCCTGGTGGAAGTGGCGCTGCGCCCAGGGGTGATGAACCCGGAAGTGAGTTCGTTGCACAAAGCGGCCGCCGACCTGGGTATTACAGGTCTGGTAGCGGCGGATTCCTCCCGGCTGTATGCCTTTTACGGACCGGGTGTCACCGACCAGGTGGTGGAATTCATTGTCAATAAGTTGCTGGTCAATGCTACCATCGAGACGGTCATTACAGAAAAGCCCGCCACTTTGCGTATTAGCGGGCAGCCCGGACCTACCCGGACGGTTGCCCTGCGCGGTATGAGCGACGCGCAGCTAATGGAATTGAGCCGGGACAAGCTCTTTTTGAACCTGGAGGAAATGAAGGCCATTCAGGCCTATTTCAGCCAGTTGGGTCGCGACCCCACGGATTGTGAACTGGAAACCCTGGCCCAGACCTGGTCGGAGCACTGCGGTCACAAAACCTTCAAAGCATCTCTGCTCGTGGATGGCCAGCCCAAACCTTCTTTGCTGTCCCGTTTGCAAGAAGCTACCCGTCAGGCCAATCATCCCCTGGTACGCTCGGCCTTTGTGGATAATGCCGGGGTAATGGAGTTCTACGAGGGCTGGGCGATCTGCGGCAAGGTGGAAACCCACAACTCGCCTTCGGCCATCGAGCCTTACGGCGGAGCCATGACGGGCAGCGGGGGGGTTTTTCGGGATATTATGGGTACCGGTCAGGGGGCGCGGGTCATCGCTTCCACCGATATGTTCTGTTTTGCTCCGCCCGACCTGCCAGCAGCCGAGGTGCCTCCGGGCTGTCTGCACCCCCACTACCTGCTGCGCCGGGTGGTGGCCGGCGTGCGCGACTATGGCAATCGCATGGGCATCCCCACCAACAACGGGTCGGTGCATTTCCATCGGGACTTCCGGGCCAAGCCCTCGGTGATTGTAGGGGCTTACGGCTTGCTACCGCTGGATAGGTGCCGCAAAGGACAGCCGCGGCCGGGTGATCTGGCGGTGGTGATTGGGGGACGTACCGGGCGGGATGGCATCCATGGTGCCACTTTTTCCAGCGGGGAGATGACCAGTCGCACCATTGATATTAATGCCAGTGCGGTGCAAATCGGCCATGCCATTGAGGAAAAACGTCTGGCCGATGCGCTGTGGCAGGCCAGCCAGGCCGGTTTGATCCGGGCGGTCACCGACTGTGGGGCGGGGGGGTTTTCTTCTGCTCTGGGGGAAATGGGTGAGAAAACCGGCGTGCGGGTGTATTTGGACCGGGCGCCTCTGAAATACAGTGGTCTGGCCCCCTGGGAAATCTGGGTGTCGGAAAGCCAGGAACGGATGGTGCTCTGTGTCGAGCCGCAACACCTGGATGAATTGTTGCGCATCTGCCAGGAACACAATGTGGAAGCCACCGTGCTGGCGGAATTTACCGCCGATCGCCAGCTGGTGGTGGAGTATGCCGGCCAGGAGGTTTGCCGGCTGGAAATGGAGTTTTTGCACAACGGTTTGCCCAAACGGCGGCTTATCGCCCGTGCCGCTAGACGTTGTCATGCCGAGCCTGCACCGGAAGCGCTGGCAGCGCTTTCCGTGGCTGAGACCTGGCAAAGGGTGCTGTCCCACCTCAATGTATGTTCCAAAGAGCCCATCGTGCGCATGTATGACCACGGTGTGCAGGGTAGTTGCGCGCTGCCGCCCTATGCCGGTGTGGATGGCAGCGCACCCAACGATGCTGTGGTGCTGGTTCCGTTGCCCGGCCGGCCATACGGCGTGGTAATCAGCCATGGCTTGAACCCGGTCCTGAACACCATTGATCCATATTACGGCAGTTTGTGGGCGGCGGCGGAAGCGGTTTCCAATGCTGTGGCTACAGGGGCCGCCCCGGAGGATCTCTGTCTGATTGACAACTTCATCTGGCCCTTTCCGGATGAGGAATCGCTTTACGACCTGGACCGGGCGGTGGACGCCTGTGTGGATTTTGTAGCGGCCACCGGTATGCCCTTTATTTCGGGCAAAGACAGCCTGTCCAGCACTTATCGGGGCGAAGGCGGGCAAATCATCAAGATCCCTCCGGTGCTCTGTGTGTCGGCTTTCGGCCGTTTACCCGATGTGAGCAAAACCGTCAGTAGCGACTTCAAGCAGCCCGGTAGCACGGTGGTTCTGCTGGGCTATCGTCAGGTTGAGCAGATGGGTGGATCCGTGCTGTACGATCTGTTGGGAGCTACAGGCAATAATCTACCCCGCCTCAATCTGCCGGGAGCGGTGGCGGTCTGGCGCGCCCTGCACCGGGCTATTGCCTCCGGCAAAGTGCTGGCCTGTCACGACCTCAGCGAGGGCGGCCTGGCGGCTGCTTTGAGCGAAATGTGCTGGGGAGGCGGTCTGGGTGTACGGCTTAAGGTGCCGGCCGAACACTGGTGGGAGTTTCTGTTCAATGAGACGCCGGCCTGCTTCGTGCTGGAATTGCCGGCCGGGGTCGCTGCCGGTGAGCTGTTTGATGGTTTGCCCTGGCAGGTGCTGGGAACCACGCTGGCCGGGTCGCGGATTGTGCTGGAAGGCTTGCCGGGCGGCACGCTGGAGCTGGAGCTGGCCGAGTTGCAGCGAGCCTACCAGGCACCCATGCGGGAGGTGTTTGGAGCATGA
- a CDS encoding xanthine phosphoribosyltransferase yields MQALKERILKEGQVVGPGILKVDSFLNHQIDPAFTMLMGQELARRFATAGVTRVLTVEASGIAVAMAVGLALGVPVVFAKKKKASTQQQGVYSAQVYSFTRQEAVEICVTVNYLTPRDTVLIVDDFLAHGEALSGLVSIVRQSGARLAGAGVVIEKRFQRGAEKLRQEGVRVEALAAIESMEPGRVIFA; encoded by the coding sequence ATGCAGGCTTTAAAAGAAAGAATATTGAAGGAAGGACAGGTTGTCGGTCCCGGCATCCTGAAAGTGGACTCTTTCTTGAACCATCAGATCGATCCCGCCTTTACCATGCTTATGGGGCAGGAGCTGGCCCGCCGCTTTGCCACAGCGGGGGTAACCAGGGTGCTCACGGTGGAGGCTTCCGGTATTGCTGTAGCCATGGCCGTGGGGCTGGCCCTGGGCGTACCGGTGGTCTTTGCCAAAAAGAAAAAGGCCAGCACCCAGCAGCAGGGCGTGTACAGCGCTCAGGTCTATTCCTTTACCAGGCAGGAGGCGGTGGAGATCTGTGTTACCGTAAACTACCTGACTCCACGGGACACCGTGCTGATTGTGGATGATTTTCTGGCGCACGGTGAGGCTTTAAGCGGCCTGGTCTCCATTGTTCGCCAGTCCGGGGCCAGACTGGCCGGAGCCGGTGTGGTGATCGAGAAGCGCTTTCAACGCGGTGCAGAAAAGCTGCGCCAGGAAGGAGTGCGGGTAGAGGCACTGGCGGCCATTGAAAGCATGGAGCCAGGCCGGGTTATCTTTGCCTAG
- a CDS encoding ABC transporter permease, which yields MSEQSVLVSILAAAVTAGTPILYAALGELITERAGIINLGMEGIMLVGAVSGFIAAVNTSSPWCGLLLAMLAGGLMALVHAFLTITLRANQVVSGLALTIFGTGLSGYLGKAYIGMPVPRPFQILSLEPLARIPLLGPVFFQHDILVYLSYLLVPALWVFLYRTRAGLNLRSLGENPAAADALGVNVFGLKYLYVVIGGMLAGTGGAYLSLAYAPSWLENMTAGRGWIAVALVIFALWNPLRALAGSYFFGGIDALGFRLQALGVMIPSFFLKMLPYLFTVLVLTAVLARHKNSLGAPGALGLAYDREER from the coding sequence TTGAGTGAGCAGTCCGTGCTGGTTTCTATCCTGGCTGCTGCGGTGACAGCCGGCACACCAATTTTGTATGCCGCCCTGGGTGAGCTGATCACCGAGCGGGCCGGGATCATCAATCTGGGCATGGAGGGGATCATGCTGGTGGGGGCGGTGAGTGGCTTTATAGCTGCGGTAAACACCAGCAGTCCATGGTGTGGTTTGCTGTTGGCCATGCTGGCCGGCGGGCTGATGGCCCTGGTGCACGCTTTTTTAACCATCACGCTGCGGGCCAACCAGGTGGTCAGCGGCCTGGCTCTGACCATCTTCGGCACGGGTCTGAGCGGTTATCTGGGCAAGGCCTATATCGGGATGCCGGTACCCCGGCCTTTTCAGATATTGTCCCTGGAACCTTTAGCTCGCATCCCTCTGCTAGGACCGGTCTTTTTCCAGCACGACATCCTGGTCTATCTCAGTTACCTGCTGGTGCCGGCCCTCTGGGTTTTCCTGTACCGCACCCGGGCCGGTTTGAACCTGCGCAGCCTGGGTGAAAACCCGGCTGCGGCTGACGCCCTGGGTGTCAATGTTTTCGGCTTGAAATATCTGTATGTAGTGATCGGAGGGATGCTGGCCGGCACGGGCGGGGCCTACCTGTCACTGGCATACGCCCCCAGCTGGTTGGAGAATATGACTGCCGGCCGGGGCTGGATAGCCGTGGCCCTGGTCATTTTCGCCCTGTGGAACCCCCTGCGAGCCCTGGCCGGTTCTTACTTTTTTGGCGGCATTGACGCGCTGGGCTTTCGCTTGCAGGCGCTGGGCGTGATGATACCATCGTTTTTCCTGAAAATGCTTCCCTACCTGTTCACCGTGCTGGTGTTGACCGCGGTGCTGGCCCGGCACAAAAACAGCCTGGGGGCACCGGGAGCACTGGGTCTGGCTTACGACCGGGAGGAGAGGTAA
- a CDS encoding ABC transporter permease codes for MSFLPVRLEKRLHPSPLTALLVPVLAVFLALALGAVFLSLTGQDPLTVYGVMFGGALGSVYGLSETLVKAIPVMLCALGISLAFKMQLWNIGAEGQLYMGAFAASWLPLFHPELPVWLMLPGMFVLGMLAGGLWALLAALPRALWNVNEIITTLMLNYVAILWVDYLVYGPWKDPQGMNFPLTARFPAAAMLPSWGNSRIHAGIFFALLLALLLVFIFKYSRWGYEIKVMGSSVRAARYAGMDIKRNIYLVMFLSGAICGLAGMTEVSGITGRLQHALSPGYGYTAIIVAWLSRLHPLAIVLVSILFGVLQVGGYLVQTKGVPAAVAAMLQGAILFFVLGGEILTNYQLKWGRPDAGRQVMGKQQIGQ; via the coding sequence ATGAGCTTTCTCCCTGTCCGGCTTGAAAAGCGCCTGCATCCCTCACCTCTGACCGCCTTGCTGGTGCCGGTGCTGGCTGTTTTTCTGGCCCTTGCCCTAGGGGCGGTTTTTTTGAGCCTAACCGGTCAGGATCCTTTAACCGTGTATGGCGTTATGTTCGGTGGCGCCCTGGGCTCGGTTTATGGTCTTTCCGAAACCCTGGTCAAGGCAATTCCTGTCATGCTGTGCGCACTGGGCATTTCGTTGGCCTTTAAAATGCAGCTTTGGAATATTGGTGCTGAAGGCCAGCTTTACATGGGTGCTTTTGCCGCCAGCTGGTTGCCACTGTTTCACCCGGAGCTGCCAGTATGGCTAATGCTGCCCGGTATGTTCGTGCTGGGTATGCTGGCCGGTGGTCTGTGGGCGCTGCTGGCCGCCCTACCCCGCGCTCTGTGGAATGTAAACGAAATTATCACAACGCTGATGCTCAACTATGTGGCCATTCTTTGGGTCGATTACCTGGTTTACGGCCCCTGGAAGGATCCACAGGGCATGAACTTTCCCCTGACGGCCCGTTTTCCCGCTGCCGCCATGCTGCCCTCCTGGGGTAACTCCCGCATTCATGCTGGTATTTTCTTTGCACTTTTGCTGGCTCTTTTGCTGGTATTTATTTTCAAATACTCCCGCTGGGGTTATGAGATCAAGGTGATGGGTAGCAGTGTGCGGGCAGCCCGTTACGCCGGGATGGACATCAAGCGCAATATTTACCTGGTCATGTTTTTAAGCGGTGCCATATGCGGCCTGGCCGGTATGACCGAGGTGAGCGGCATTACCGGCCGGCTACAGCATGCTTTAAGCCCTGGTTATGGCTATACGGCCATCATTGTGGCCTGGTTGTCCAGGCTGCACCCGCTGGCCATTGTACTGGTTTCTATTCTGTTTGGCGTGTTGCAGGTGGGTGGCTATCTGGTGCAGACCAAGGGTGTGCCCGCGGCGGTAGCAGCCATGCTGCAGGGGGCGATTCTCTTCTTTGTGCTGGGTGGTGAAATCTTGACCAATTATCAGCTGAAGTGGGGCCGCCCGGATGCGGGTAGGCAAGTTATGGGTAAGCAGCAGATCGGTCAATAA
- a CDS encoding ABC transporter ATP-binding protein, which produces MNNRPLIQLRGITKRFPGVLANDRVDLDLYAGEIHALLGENGSGKSTLMSVLAGLYRPDAGQIIIAGQEKKFRSPRDAIACGIGMVHQHFKLVEPFTVAENIILGERGQGAWLSPTRVRREIQELAARYGLEIDPQVRVWQLSVGEKQRVEIVRMLYRGMRVLILDEPTAVLTPQEAGELFANLKKMAADGCAVVLITHKLNEVQQVADRITVLRGGRVTGVLTRDQINPRDLAWMMVGRDVVLHYDREPGAIGKAVLQLEGVSALNDMGRPGLQDVSLTVHQGEILGLAGVSGNGQRELAEVVAGLRPAQAGRVLLDGRDVTGLGPRQMTNLGVSYVPEDRLGMGLVPDLGAVDNLILKQYYHPAFAGRFWLKKSAVLRRAAELVEKYQVKLASLHQPVKMLSGGNLQRLLLAREISAGPRLMVVMYPARGLDIGATEVVHRLLLQLKERGTAILLISEDLDEIFKLADRVGVLYNGKIVGQFAVEHTDLEEVGLLMMGSRPVREGGEQNDELSPCPA; this is translated from the coding sequence ATGAACAACCGTCCTCTTATTCAGCTCCGGGGTATTACCAAGCGCTTTCCCGGTGTGCTGGCCAACGACCGGGTGGATCTGGACTTGTACGCCGGTGAGATTCACGCCCTGCTGGGTGAAAACGGGTCGGGGAAAAGCACCCTCATGTCGGTGTTGGCTGGCCTTTACCGCCCGGATGCCGGCCAAATAATCATCGCAGGCCAAGAAAAAAAATTTCGTTCACCGCGGGACGCTATTGCCTGCGGTATTGGCATGGTGCACCAGCACTTCAAACTGGTTGAGCCTTTCACGGTGGCCGAAAACATCATTCTGGGGGAACGGGGTCAGGGAGCTTGGCTATCACCGACCAGAGTGCGGCGTGAGATTCAGGAACTGGCCGCTCGATACGGATTGGAGATAGATCCTCAGGTGCGCGTCTGGCAACTTTCCGTGGGTGAAAAGCAACGGGTGGAAATCGTGCGCATGCTCTACCGGGGGATGCGTGTGTTGATTTTGGATGAACCCACAGCCGTGCTCACGCCCCAGGAAGCGGGTGAGTTGTTTGCCAACCTGAAAAAAATGGCTGCCGACGGTTGCGCGGTGGTCTTGATTACCCATAAACTGAACGAGGTCCAGCAGGTGGCCGACCGTATAACAGTACTGCGGGGGGGGCGGGTGACCGGTGTGCTGACCAGAGATCAGATCAACCCCCGCGATCTGGCCTGGATGATGGTGGGCCGCGATGTTGTGCTGCATTATGACCGGGAACCCGGTGCTATCGGTAAAGCGGTGCTGCAACTGGAGGGCGTGAGCGCCCTCAATGATATGGGTCGACCGGGATTGCAGGATGTTTCCCTGACCGTGCACCAGGGGGAAATCCTGGGGCTGGCCGGGGTTTCGGGCAATGGACAGCGGGAACTGGCCGAAGTGGTGGCCGGCCTGCGCCCGGCTCAAGCTGGTCGGGTGCTGCTGGATGGCCGGGACGTAACCGGTCTTGGACCCCGGCAAATGACCAACCTGGGCGTCAGCTATGTGCCCGAAGACCGGTTGGGCATGGGTTTGGTGCCCGACCTGGGGGCGGTGGATAACCTGATTTTGAAGCAGTATTACCATCCCGCATTTGCTGGTCGTTTCTGGCTGAAAAAGTCTGCCGTGTTGCGCCGGGCTGCCGAACTGGTAGAAAAATACCAGGTAAAGCTGGCCAGCCTGCACCAACCGGTCAAGATGCTCTCGGGTGGCAACCTGCAGCGCCTTCTGCTGGCGCGGGAAATATCGGCTGGCCCACGCCTGATGGTGGTCATGTATCCGGCCCGGGGTTTGGATATCGGTGCTACCGAGGTGGTGCACCGCCTGCTCCTGCAGCTTAAAGAGCGGGGTACGGCCATTTTGCTCATTTCCGAGGACTTGGACGAAATCTTTAAACTGGCCGACCGGGTGGGCGTGCTGTACAACGGTAAGATCGTGGGCCAATTTGCCGTGGAACATACCGATCTGGAGGAAGTGGGCCTGCTGATGATGGGTTCCCGGCCGGTGCGTGAAGGAGGTGAGCAAAACGATGAGCTTTCTCCCTGTCCGGCTTGA
- a CDS encoding BMP family ABC transporter substrate-binding protein — translation MNLRRVSLWLSTLLVLAILMVSGCGGTEQKAAKSDSKEKLKVAFVYVGPVGDAGWTYSHDQGRKYLMEKMPDVETSIVESVPEGADAERVLTQLAEQGNKIIFATSFGYMDPVINVAKKYPNVVFMHCSGYKTAPNVGTYFGRMYQARYLTGIVAGKATKSNLVGYVAAHPIPEVVRGINAFTLGVRSVNPQAKVKVVWTNTWYDPAAEKEAAKTLLDAGCDVIAQHQDTPGPQQAAEEKGKLGIGYNSDMSKLAPKAVMTSAVWNWGPYYVKVVEAVKNGTWKSEQYWGPMSDNIVGLAPYGPMVDEETKKLVEDAKQKILSGQWDVFTGPIKDQKGQVRVPAGQRMSDADMLKFDWFVEGVDGTIPK, via the coding sequence ATGAACTTGCGACGTGTATCTTTGTGGTTGAGCACTCTGCTGGTGCTGGCCATATTGATGGTGAGCGGTTGCGGTGGTACAGAGCAGAAAGCCGCCAAAAGCGACAGCAAGGAAAAACTGAAAGTAGCCTTCGTGTATGTGGGGCCGGTGGGAGATGCCGGGTGGACTTATTCTCACGACCAGGGGCGTAAGTACTTAATGGAAAAGATGCCCGATGTAGAGACCAGCATTGTGGAATCGGTACCGGAAGGGGCAGATGCCGAGCGCGTGCTCACCCAGTTGGCCGAGCAGGGTAATAAAATAATTTTTGCTACCAGCTTTGGCTACATGGATCCGGTGATCAATGTGGCTAAAAAATACCCCAATGTTGTGTTTATGCACTGTTCGGGTTATAAAACGGCTCCCAATGTGGGTACTTACTTTGGTCGCATGTACCAGGCCCGCTATCTGACCGGTATTGTGGCTGGCAAAGCCACCAAGAGCAATTTAGTTGGCTATGTGGCTGCCCACCCCATCCCAGAAGTGGTGCGTGGCATTAACGCCTTTACTTTGGGTGTACGTTCCGTCAACCCGCAGGCCAAGGTCAAGGTGGTCTGGACCAACACCTGGTACGACCCGGCGGCGGAAAAAGAAGCGGCCAAGACACTGCTTGATGCCGGCTGTGATGTGATCGCCCAGCACCAGGACACCCCTGGTCCTCAACAGGCAGCGGAAGAAAAGGGGAAACTGGGCATTGGTTATAACAGCGATATGAGCAAGCTGGCGCCCAAGGCGGTGATGACTTCGGCTGTGTGGAACTGGGGTCCTTACTACGTGAAAGTAGTGGAAGCTGTTAAAAATGGCACCTGGAAGTCCGAGCAGTACTGGGGTCCTATGAGCGACAACATAGTAGGACTGGCGCCATACGGGCCCATGGTTGACGAGGAGACCAAGAAGCTGGTTGAGGATGCCAAGCAAAAGATCCTGAGCGGGCAGTGGGATGTCTTCACCGGTCCGATCAAGGATCAGAAAGGTCAGGTAAGAGTGCCGGCCGGACAAAGGATGTCCGATGCCGACATGCTCAAGTTTGACTGGTTCGTGGAAGGCGTGGATGGGACTATCCCTAAATAG
- a CDS encoding iron-sulfur cluster assembly scaffold protein, protein MAEDSYNLVYSEKVLDHFQNPRNAGVVPDYNGIGKIGDPSCGDMCIITLRVEKERIADIKFKVYGCAGAIATSSAVTELALGKNTDEALQITDDDVVTYLDGLPERKKHCSLLAVQALQQAIYDYWLFEQLKKEGQVKNRQEYDEIREEIRQGILAQYAGYE, encoded by the coding sequence ATGGCCGAAGATAGCTATAACCTTGTGTACAGTGAAAAGGTGCTGGATCACTTCCAGAACCCGCGCAATGCGGGCGTGGTGCCCGATTATAACGGGATTGGGAAAATTGGCGATCCGAGCTGTGGTGATATGTGCATTATTACTTTGCGGGTGGAAAAAGAACGCATCGCGGATATAAAGTTCAAAGTGTACGGTTGCGCCGGAGCAATTGCCACATCCAGCGCGGTTACCGAACTGGCTTTGGGTAAAAATACAGACGAAGCCTTGCAGATCACCGATGACGATGTAGTCACCTACCTGGATGGCTTGCCGGAGCGGAAAAAGCATTGTTCATTGTTGGCGGTGCAGGCCCTGCAGCAGGCTATTTACGACTACTGGCTTTTTGAACAGTTAAAGAAAGAAGGGCAGGTCAAAAACCGCCAGGAATACGATGAAATCCGGGAGGAAATCCGGCAGGGTATTTTGGCCCAGTATGCCGGATATGAATAA
- the rnhA gene encoding ribonuclease HI: MLAELPQVEIYTDGACTGNPGPGGYGVILKYGDRIKELSGGFALTTNNRMEILAAIVGLEALKRPCQVTLFSDSRYLVDAVNQSWVERWRRYGWKKGKNGEPAKNVDLWQRLLPLLEKHRVTLVWVKGHADNHYNNRCDQLAVQAAGQPDLPPDPGYQAGGAPVSMLF; this comes from the coding sequence ATGCTGGCAGAACTACCTCAAGTGGAGATCTATACAGACGGTGCCTGCACGGGTAACCCTGGCCCGGGCGGGTACGGTGTGATTTTAAAGTACGGCGACAGAATTAAAGAGCTGAGCGGTGGTTTTGCCCTTACCACCAACAACCGGATGGAAATCCTGGCCGCCATTGTAGGCTTGGAAGCGCTCAAACGTCCCTGTCAGGTAACGCTGTTCAGCGACAGCCGTTATCTGGTGGATGCCGTAAACCAGAGCTGGGTGGAACGCTGGCGCAGGTATGGCTGGAAAAAAGGCAAAAACGGCGAGCCGGCCAAAAACGTCGACCTCTGGCAGCGCCTGTTACCGCTGCTGGAAAAACACCGGGTAACCTTGGTCTGGGTAAAGGGTCACGCCGACAACCATTACAACAACCGCTGCGACCAACTGGCTGTGCAGGCGGCCGGCCAGCCCGATCTGCCGCCCGATCCGGGCTACCAGGCAGGTGGTGCACCGGTATCTATGCTATTTTAG